The window AAGTAGTGTAATGGTGGTtgtataaaatgttttaaaaaagatGTATAAATACTAAATAGTTATAGAGTATAAAATAAAGAGATTTAGGTTAATATTGTAAAACTTTATTAACCTGGCTACAATGGTCCAGCCGCAAATAAACAAACATAGGTGATTTTCAGAACAACTAGTAAACAAAGACATGTTGTTGTTCTTTTACGATCACATTcttttcatgtttattttaTACGGACCAGGTTGTTATTCTGTTATATGGTATATTCGACCACAGCTTTTTGTGGACGTACTGTTTTAGATCATTTGTAAAATGAGAAGTTTGGATAATTATTCTATAAGTTTAGTACAGCCGACCACACAAACCCATTGTCCGTTTTTACATTATCTCAAATGTGTAACGGCGGTTGTGTGACATTGAATTGTGTTGAATAAAGATTAATTAGAGCAATAGTTAATTTACTTCGAAGTGGGATGCAATGTAATGTAGTGTTGCTTAATTACAGTTCGTTACATAACTAGACTTCACTTGCTAATGTCAATTTAAGAACCTCTTTATTAGAGTACTATAATATGTCATACATCTTTGGCAAAAGAATGTCTCTATTTTTCTTTAAAGAATTGAAATAATGTAAAGGTAACATTTAGATTGGTTCCAGGTTTTTTTATCAGTTGGTAAGGTCAAGGATTTGATTTTCGTAttattatgattttaaatacTGCTTACTGATCACTAATGTTTTGATGTCAGAATTAGTTTGAGTTTTGTTTCATGATTTATCGGCTAGTTTTGCAAACTTACATGGATTAATATGTTACAAGTAGATTAAAGAGATAGGTTCAATGGCTTATTGTAAataatattgaaatattttcaaaaagattCTAGGAATGATTGGTTTGAAATCTATCTTCAGTTATTTAAACTTaaagatgaaaataaatatttaatttgctcataatttttgaatgttgaaagagaaggaaaaaaattggTGAACTAATTATCTTTTTGTGAGATAGGGTAAATGATGAAAACAATCTCTAAAAagaggaagttgaagaaatatacataacacaaaaaaaaaacagctttGCAAATTACAAGGAATGCAAAtggtaaatataaaaaaaaatggtgttcaagaaaaatatttttccttTCAAGATTGTTTACTAATATAGTTTCAGATTGtagaaaatatatagaataaaattTACGCTATCATTtggtaagaaaaataatattttttaacatataatactaatatatacacatatatatatttgaaaagatAGCATTTTTtggataaataatattttttccatttcgaaataatatatattgtagaattttcacacttattaaaaatacgtaaaattttaacaaaaaatgtattgttttccgtgttttgttatttcttatgatttttaaccaattaaaattcaataaatacaattaatatttttgaaatttacaatttatcattatttcatatattcaaaaatttaaatatatatggatcttttaaaaataattttttttttaaatataaattattctgAAAGGAGTAGATAGCATTTTACCATGCAGACTTTTTACTACTATTGAAACCATCGATTTATTTGTCTTTGATTCAATAAATTCGGTTTATTTATTACGGACTCAATGTGGTTGTATAAGACGAAAATGTTGACTTTGCTATTTGGTACAGTCGAAAATTTTCATGagccattattattatttccaTTATTTCGCTATAACAAAGTAAATTCAAAGTAgataacaagaagaagaaactataGTTGTTTAACTAACTGTGGTAGTGAACAAGTCACAAACTAAATCTTTAAATCTTACTACTAGTAGCTAGTAGGTGATAATTAACAGCAAAAAGGTTCCTAATTAATCGCTAAAAACctgattaaaaataataatttctagTTGAAGAAATATCGTTGGGAAAGATGCATTATTACAGCAATCATTATTATCTGAAACTCGATCTACATCATCTCATTTAATTTGTGTTCTGAACAAAATTTATTATTCGATTTTACATACATAAAGGAACGTGGAAATAAATAAGGGGAAATAAAACACACGAGCTACCATTTCGCAATCAAATCTAATACGAACACCTAAACTTATTTAAGGAATTGTGACACCTACTTAATGTTCCCTCCAACTTCTCTCTCTTCATCGACCAGACCAGACCAGACCAAAACGCTTCTTCAGTGTCAGTTTTTGAATGCCACAACAAACATCAAGCCCAAGAAAGAACCAGAGTTTAACAAAATGTCTAAAATACCCTTCTTACTCCGTTTCGCTGTGATcgttttcttcatcttctcctcaTACTCCTCCGGCGATCAACGTCTCAACTCTCGCCACTTACTCCATCAACCCTTTTACCCCATCGTCACCGCCGCTCCACCACCGTTATCTTCCAAACCTCCGTCACCTTCTCCAGACAAACACCACCACCACAAGAAACATCCAGCGGCGGCGCCTCCACCGCAGGATAAACACCTCTTCTCCTCCGTCACACCCCCTCCACCTCCTCCTGCGCCGCACTCGAACCCCTTTTTCCCCTCCAACGCCGTCCATCCctcaccacctcctcctccaccagcCTCAATCCCTACTTTTCCCGCCAacatctcttctctcttcttcccaCCTCACAACTCATCCAAACCTCACACCAACAACCACCACGTCGCTAAACTCGTCTCGATAACCGTCTCCGTAGTATCCTCCTCTGTTCTCCTCTCTCTACTCGTCGTGCTCATCCTCTACCTCCGCCGCacccgccgccgccgccgcctccCCGCGTACAACACCAAGTCCACGAGATCAGACTCTCTCCAGCTCTTCAACGCCTCTCCTTCCGACGGCGCTCGAAAACACAAACAACCACACAAGCACACTTCCTCCAACACTTCCTCTGATTTTCTCTACTTAGGCACTTTAGTTAACTCCCGTAGCGAAGGCTTTGCTCCACAGAAGTCTCCGGTCTCCCGCAACGTCGCCGGCGTCTTGGAGTTACCACCAGTTCcagcttcttcctcttcctcttcttcttacTCACGTAACCAAAGGCCAGGCTCCCCGGAGCTCCGTCCTCTTCCTCCGTTACCAAAGCTTCCAGCTTTCTCTCCCACTTACCTAAGCCCTGAACATTTATTCCCTAAGAGACAAGACTTTGACGGAGACGACGACGAGTTTTTTTCTCCGAGAGGATCCTCGGGCCGTAAACAGAGCCCACCACGTGTCGTGGAGGATTCTGGTGTTGTTCAGAGTGTCAACGACTCCAACTCGTGTTCTCCGACGTCGTTTAATGATTCTCCGGCGACGAGTTTGAAACCTACGTCGCTTAGTCCTCTCTCGCTGCACAGTGAAACCAGCTCAAACGGCAGCGTTTTGAAGAAAACCGGTCCAGCtagaccaccaccaccacctccaccacctcctcctccgccgcaaTTCTCTGAGGTTCCGGCCGCCACGTCTCCCTCGCCTCCTTCTGACCCAGATAAGAAAGAAGAGACTTTGAAACCGAAGTTGAAAGCTTTACACTGGGACAAAGTCAGAGCAAGCTCGAGCCGTGTTATGGTGTGGgaccaaatcaaatcaaactctTTTCAGTAAGATCAATAACGAACTCGATGTTCTAGTAAACAATTCATTTCCCTTCTAAATGATTGTTTGGTCTGTCGCAGAGTGAATGAAGAGATGATTGAGACATTGTTTAGAGCGAATGATCCAAGTTCAAGAGCAAGAGATGTCGGAAACGCAGGTGTTGTTCAATCTGCTAATCAAGAGAATCAGTTTCTTGATCCAAGAAAGTCACACAACATTGAAATCTTGCTTAGAGCTCTTAATGTAACTGCTGATGAAGTATGCGAAGCGCTTGTAGAAGGTGAATTATTATTACACAATCTGTTATTACATATGCACAAGTTGGTCTGAAGAGTTTACATTTTTCCAGGAAACGCTGATATGCTTGGACCAGAGCTACTTGAATGCCTGCTTAAGATGGCACCTACTAAAGAAGAAGAGGACAAGCTCAAGGAGCTTAAAGACGATGATGAATCTACTACATCCAAGATTGGACCTGCAGAGAAGTTCCTCAGAGCATTGCTCAACATTCCTTTGGCCTTCAAGAGGATTGATGCAATGCTTTACATAGTCAACTTCGATTCAGAAACCGAGTACCTTAAAAGATCCTTCCACACACTAGAGGTAAAGCCTCTACTCTTCTCATTGTGctaataaaaaaatcagaacATTCATATGCATTTGATCACATACTTTTCAGATTGCTTGCGGTGAGTTAAAGAACACTAGGATGTTCTTGAAGCTTCTAGAAGCGGTTCTCAAGACCGGGAACCGGATGAATATAGGGACTAATAGAGGTGATGCACATGCTTTCAAGCTTGACACACTCTTGAAACTGGTAGATATCAAAGGCGCTGATGGCAAAACCACCTTATTACACTTTGTGGTTCAAGAGATCATTAAATCAGAAGGAGCTAGAGTGTCTTCTACTCCCATTCAAAGCCCTATAGGAGATGATGATATAGCAGAGCAATCAGCATTCCAAGACGAGATAGAGTTAAAGAAACTTGGGTTGCAAGTAGTCTCAGGTCTCAGTTCTCAGTTGATAAACGTTAAGAAAGCAGCTGCGATGGATTCAACTTCCCTCAGCAAGGAGATAGCTGAAATCTCCAGCGGAATAACAAAAGTCAAGGAAGTGATCATGGAGCTAAAGCAAGAAACTGGTGTAGAGAGATTCTTGGAGTCAATGAACTCGTTTTTGGACAAAGGTGAGAAAGTGATCACAGAGAtacaatctcatggaatcaatgTCATGAAGATGGTTAAAGAAGTGACAGAGTATTTCCATGGGAACTTAGAATCTCATCCTTTCCGCATTTTCACCGTGGTCAGAGACTTCTTGACGATTCTTGATCAAGTTTGTAAAGAAGTTGGTCGTGTAAACGAGAGGACAGTGTATGGATCACGACCTTCACCGTCGAACCAGACCGTTACACCGCTGTTTCCGGTGGTTAACATTAACCACGCAGAGCTGAGTCATGATGATGACTCGTTCCAAGTGATAACGATTGGTTAAGTATTATTTAAGtgttttggtttgatttaatcCTTACTCGAGAACACATGTTAGTTAcatgtatttattatttatgaacATATCTATATTGATAGGTGAGAATTTATATGAAATTTATTAGATTTTGGAAGTAGTTCTGTGCAAGTTGTTATCGAGCTCTGGACGTGCCACTCCTATATTGAATTATATCACGTGGATATGTATTTATTGATTGAATCATTTCTTGCCAAGTGATTCGgtggagaaggttaaggaacgTGTTTATCAATGGTTAGACATTAGGTAGTTCTTGGTCAAAAAAGAACAATGTGCATGGGAGGAGGTTCTTGAGTTTTGGATGTGGTGTAGTGTTTAACAAACCAAGATTGGCTCTTAGATTCTTTTGGTGAGTGGAAGGTGTATTGTGATGGTTCAAAAGCAATTAGAGGTGCGTCTTTGATTGCTAAGGTTGATGAGCGATTGAATCGTATGTTGCGGTTAGTCATCCTTGGATTTTTGGTAAGTAAAAGTTACAATAGATTAAAGAGAGTAATCAGTCACCTTTTTATTGGCTAACAAATGGACCTTGTGAAATAGGCATTTTTCAAAAGCTTCCCACATGGATCAAACACCTTTGCAAACTTTCTTTCCCATCAAATTGAGAGTCACCGTTCACAATTGAAATGATTGAGAAAAACAGTTAGCCTAAAGAAAATAGTCACCTTTTAAAAGTCGTTTTGTTGGCTGAAACAAGAACCATGTGAACAATTTGCAATTGCGTTGGAAATTCTGTACATATACAAGGCTTTTTGAAGTTATTTTTTTGGCTGACACAAGGATCTTGTGATCAAGGTGgtgtaaactatataataaaaactttatcCAAAGagattgtcttttttttttttgaaacacgtCCAAAGAGATTGTCTCTGCTTCACTTGAATTTATATCCCTTTTAGGTTACATCAGTCAAACAAAACTTAACAAATGGGccaatataaattttaatacacaGGCTTGACTTAAAAGTCCAGTTTCAGAAACTTAATTGGCTAAAAGATGGCGGAAAAATATAGTTTTGCGAATGGGCCATGAGTCTGTTGCTTGTCTTGACGGGTACATGAACAATGCCATGGAGGAAAACCGAAGAGTACGTAAATGGCCAGCTAAAGAACAAATATGGCTTTTATCTGTGGAAACAATGGTAATAATCTCTAATGTAATCGTACCTCAATCATCTTTATCTAAATTACTAACTTTCTTGCGGTGTACGTATCTGGAAATTTTGATGTCTGCATGGTACAGTTCTTCTTTACATCAGCACAACAAACAAAACCTCGGCAGATGTAACCTAGCTTTCTTGCTCATGAGTTAGTTTGTGTTTTTTATGAGAAAAAATAACTCGTAGTCTTGTTTAAACTCTATCATTAAACTCAATCATTAAACTCATTTATTAAATAAACCtcatattcataaaaaaatcgAGCTGAGCTGAAATACTTCATGAATTATAACTCATTTTGACACTCTAATTGTGTCGTgtatttgtaattaattaacCAAAAACTTTGTTTAACATAGTAAAATATGATGAtcttattttctttataaaaatacaGCAAATGCAGAATAAAATCTTCTCTAAAATCATTTTATTCACACATTTCCTTCTATTGAGAAAGAACACATTGTTTAACATAGTAAATATTATGGTCTTATTTCCTTTATAAAAAATACACTGAACATATAAGCAAACGCAGAATAAAATCTTCTCTAAAATCTTTTTATTCACACATTTCCTCTTATTGTAAAAGAACACAGATTGATTTTCTTCTTATTcccatttttgtttttaaaaagctATCTCTTGTTCTGATCACAATGCTCTTATCTAATCAAGAActtcaaaaatctataaacatcCACAATATCTCCTAAGGCATATTCATTCGGTTGAAGCAAAACATTTTGAGAGAGATGGAGAAAAGAGGACATGTATTGGCAGTGCCATATCCAGCGCAAGGACATATCACACCAATCCACCAATTCTGTAAACGACTCAACTCTAAAGGTCTCCAAACCACTCTTGCTCTTACCACTTTCATCTTCAACTCCATCAAACCTGACCCATCTGGTCCAGTCTCCATAGCCACCATCTCCGATGGCTACGACCAGGGTTTCGACTCGTCTGGATCCATCCAAGACTATGTCCAAAGCTTCAAAACCTTTGGCTCTAAAACCATTACAGACATCATCCGCAAACACGAAACAAGTGATAACCCCATCACTTGTATCGTCTATGATTCTTTCTTGCCATGGGCATTCAACGTTGCCCGAGAGTTTGGTATAGCTGCGGCTCCTTTCTTTACGCAGTCTTGTGCTGTTAACTATGTTTACTATCTTTCTTACATAAGCAATGAAAGCCTGAACCTTCCCATTGAGgagtttcattttcttgagcATCAAGATTTGCCTTCTTTTTTATCTGCTCCTGAATCTTACCCTGCTTACTTGGAGATGGTGCTCCAACAGTTTACAAACTTTCAAAAGGCTGATTTCGTACTCGTTAATACCTTCCAAGAGTTGGAGCTTCATGTTAGACCTCTTTTCTTAAAACTTTCTCAGCCATGTTGTTTTGTTGTTCATGTCCTAATAACTATGTTTAATGTCATAACTAGTCTATTTTTCTTTACAGGAGCAGGAGTTGTTGTCAAACGTTTGTCATGTGTTGACAATTGGTCCAACTGTTCCATCGATGTACTTAGACCAAAGGATCATTTCAGACACAAATTATGATCTGAATATCTTTGATTTGAAAGACGCTGCCTTCTGCACTAGCTGGCTGAACACAAGGCCACAAGGGTCAGTGGTGTATGTAGCATTTGGGAGCATTGCTAAGCTTAACAATGTGCAGATGGAGGAACTTGCTTCAGCAGTAAGCAAATTCAGCTTCCTGTGGGTTGTCAGAGATTCAGAAGAGGAAAAACTGCCATCAGGATTTCTTGAGACACTGGATAAAGACAAGAGCTTGGTCTTGAAATGGAGTCCTCAGCTTGAAGTTCTGTCAAACAAAGCCATCGGTTGTTTTTTGACTCATTGTGGCTGGAATTCAACTCTGGAGGCATTAGCCATTGGGGTTCCCATGGTAGCTATGCCTCAATGGATCGATCAACCTATGGATGCAAAGTACATACAAGATGTGTGGAAGGCTGGAGTTCGTGTGAAGATAGACAATGAGAGCAGGATTGCCAAGAGAGAGGAGATTGAGTTTAGCATTAAGGAAGTGATGGAGGGAGAGAAGAGCAAGGAGATGAAGGAGAATGCGAAGAAATGGAGAGACTTGGCTGTCAAGTCACTCAGTGAAGGAGGCTCTACAGATATTAACATTGACACATTTGTATCAAAGGTTCAGAGCAAATAAGTTATCACATGAAGTAGCAAAGATTTCCTGCAGTGTTAATTGACTCAAACTGCTCCACCTTTGAATTTGGTGCGACGTGTTAGGAAGCAAACATCTTTCATTGTTCATATAGATGTAGAATTACCAGTTTGGTTTGTAGAGTCTATTGTTTTtggttgatgacaaaaaaagaaataaataaactttaaattttttattaattaagcATAAAAAATCTGGAAACGAGAAACCTTTCTATTATGACTAAACATAAGCTTTAATCATCCTAGTAGGCTCATCATCATACTGAACAAAATTGCAACATATGACATGACGCGTTAGTGAACACTCATGTCTTCCCTTTGACACGTCCACAGCTCTCAAGCTTCAAGTGGAATATACGTCAACGAAATCAGATCATCTCTACAtaagtaaacaaaatatttttgaaagaaCAGAACCATGTCAGGTGTATGAGTATCTCTAGCGATGGGTCCAAGAACCGACATGGATAAAACATCTCTGACTAGTGAGAAAAGACGGTGGTCGGGGATGACGGAAACCTGTGGTGGTGGCGGCAGTGTGATGGGATAACAAAGGGTAATATAGCTACAGCTAGTCGCATTCATACTTTATGGCAAAAGATAAAAACGAAGAGGAcgaaatcttttattttatttttgtgaaataACATCTCATTAGGTGGTATTTCCTCTaatgaattttgaaaacaaatagtttttttttagaaaatcccgaataattttttataatgaaatcccaatttttaacaaaaaaaattttagtccTAGACACATTAATCACAAAACTAAAGAatcaaaccaaaccgagaaAACAATGTTCGGCTCGGGCTTGGATCTTTTCAATTATACTAGTTGATCCTTTATTtctagaacaaaaaaaacagaaacgaaTTGGAACCGAATCGAAAACGAATCGAATGGATACCCAAATTTCCATAatacaattaatatatttagaaatattaactttatttagatttaaaataatcatataattttaaatattatttataagtcgaaatactcaaaaaaattgaattactattaaattatctgaattatattaatttttagctgaaaatccaaaaaatatgatatttaatcCAAAattcctgatttttttttactttttaaccTAACCGAACAACCGGAATTGAACCAAATGGAATTTGAAATTACCTCGGATATAAGCCGGTTCTCAATTTTACTACAACCAAACCGAGCTTCTTAGATACTCTAACAGATCCTAAATCTCTAGAATCAAACTGGAACCGAACCGAGAACCGAATACCCATGGTTTGGGGATTTAATGAGATTTATACCGATAATAAGTTCAATAACTATAGATTTGttaaaagttttataaatactaaacccaTAAGGTAAGATTTGCTAAAATCCAGAATTCTTTTAAAAACCTAATCCAATAAGCCCCACCACTTATTGGACAACTATGCAATGTCGTTATAACGGTTACTTTGGTCTTCAATATAATAATGAATATCAGATATTAGTGAAGAACAACATAAGAAGACATTAAATAAACAAGTACTTTTCTTGTTGTCGATGTCTTGTAACTATAGAACCGTATAGAATCTTTTCACTTCTTAATTATATACTCCATTTCGGCTTTGTCTCTTAATTTTTCCATCTCGTTAAGGATCTTACTTCTCCAAAAATAACAATACAACGACAACGAAATCGACTTTATGcgatattaaatttaaataaataattttcacatttagttaaaaataataatatatttttcacaTATAGACGTTGAAGACAACTAGGTACGGACATAAAATCTATAACCCCGAAATCCAACTCATAAAAACTCATTAGAACCCATCTGAAATGTAAAAAATACCTTAATGTGTTTTGTAAGATGTAACAAAACATAGCGAACCTGAAGTGCCATTAATCAAACCCGAACCAATAATCagaaaaaactcaaaataataTCAAAAGAAACCGATCTCAATGTACAAACTAATATGCAATacaaatatttgaaacataaatatgtatttcaaatattcaatttcatatttattttggtatgatatctaaaaataagtatttaaaatttaaataaatatcttaactacccaattctatataaataagtatatatttcttatattttacctttaaattttagattttacaaTGGTCAGAACCGATCTAATATAACTTAAATCTAATGATATAGGGTTAATTTATGAGTTTTAGAACAAATTAGAACTGAAACCAATGTGATATATCAAAATTCAACCTATACTTACAAATTTATTAGAATGTGATCTAAGATGTAATATAAGTTAGaaccaaaattcaaaatacccTATCCAAACCTGAACGACTACCCGAACATCCATGCCTAAACATTCTCATTCCATTTGCATTCCTCATGTCATGTGTCTTtgtaattatcaaaaaaaacatTGCTTAGCATAGTAAatgatatgattttatatatttcttttttaaaacactGAACATATATGCAAATGCagaataaaatcatttttatttgcaCATTTCCTTTTCTTGTGGAAGAAAAGCAAATTGATTTTCTCTTCTTATTctcattattaattaaaaagtaaagaaaaaaacGAAACTATCTCTTGTTCTGATTACAACGTTCTTATCAAAAGGAAGAACCTGACAAACCTGCCTATAAATATTCGCGTTATCTCCTAAGGCATATTCACTTTGGTTTAAGCAAAACATTTTgagaaagagatggagaagaagagggGACATGTATTGGCAGTGCCATATCCAACCCAAGGACACATCACACCAATCCGCCAATTCTGTAAACGACTCATCTCTAAAGGCCTCAAAACCACTCTCACTCTCACCACTTTCATCTTCAACTCCATCAAACCTGACCCATCTGGTCCAGTCTCCATAGCCACCATCTCCGACGGCGATGACGATCACGGCTTCGACCCATCTGGCTCCATCCATGACTACCTCCAAAACTTCAAAACCTTCGGCTCCAGAACCATAGCAGACATCATCCGCAAACACCAGACAAGTGATAACCCCATCACTTGTATTGTCTATGATGCTTTCATGCCATGGGCACTCGACGTTGCCCGAGAGTTTGGTTTAGCTGCTACCCCTTTCTTTACGCAGTCATGTGCTGTTAACTTCGTTTACTATCTTTCTTACATAAACGATGGAATCTTGAAGCTTCCCGTTGTAGACTTGCCTTTTCTTGAGCTCCAAGATTTGCCTTCTTTTTTGTCTGTTTCTGGATCTTATCCTGCTTACTTTGAGATGGTGCTCCAACAGTTTACAAACTTTGAAAAAGCTGATTTCATACTCGTTAATACCTTCCAAGAGCTGGAGCCTCATGTTAGATCTCTCTTCTTACAACTTTCTCAACCATGTCGTTTTCTTGTTTATGTCCTAATTACTATGTATTTGTCCTAATTAGTCTTTTCCGTTACAGGAGAAAGAGTTGTTGTCAAACGTTTGTCATGTATTGACAATTGGTCCGACTATTCCATCGATGTACTTAGACCAAACGATCAAATCAGACACGGCCTACGATTTGAATATCTTTGATTCAAAAGATGCTGCCTTCTGCACTAGCTGGCTGGACACAAGGCCACAAGGGTCGGTGGTGTATGTAGCATTTGGTAGCTTGGCTGAGCTGAACAATGCGCAGATGGAGGAGCTTGCTTCAGCAGTAAGCAACTTCAACTTCTTGTGGGTTGTCAGAGGTTCAGAGGAGGCAAAACTGCCATCAGGGTTTCTTGAGACAGTGGGTAAAGACAAGGGTTTGGTCTTGAAATGGAGTCCTCAGCTTGAAGTTCTATCAAACAAAGCCATCTGTTGTTTCTTGACTCACTGTGGCTGGAACTCAACTATGGAGGCATTAACTTTTGGAGTACCCATGGTGGCTATGCCTCAGTGGACCGATCAACCTATGAACGCAAAGTACATACAAGATGTGTGGAAGGCTGGAGTCTGTGTGAAGATAGACAATGAGAGTGGGATTGCGAAGAGAGGGGAGATTGAGTTTAGCATTAAGGAAGTGATGGAAGGAGAGAAGAGCGGAGAGATGAAGGAGAATGCGAAGAAATGGAGAGACTTGGCTGTCAAGTCACTCAGTGAAGGAGGCTCTACAGATGTTAACATTGACACATTTGTATCAAAGGTCCAGAGCAAATAAGTTATCAGATGAAGCAGCAAATATCTCTTCTATAATGTCTTATTGTGTCAGTCTTTCGTTCAGTGCAATTTTATGTTGATTCTTCATTTGGTTACTTCCCAATATTACAATGTTTTCTACCATATTGTctttgttttaatagatttgCTGCTTTCATGTGTTTATCATCCCTCTTCAGTACTATCCATTTTTCGATTTAACTATTTTGGCATTTCAGTAACAACGAACAGGAACTAGGCTCAATAGGCAGATATTGATCCTAGTTCTCTTGCATCACCATGAATGGCCATCTTCTTCTGGCATTTGACATGTAGGATTTCTAGCAACCAGAGATTTATATATTCTTGCCTTCCACCTGATTTGTTAATTCTGTTACAACCCTGCCATTAAGTTTGCGTCTGAATCATCATCTACAGATTATTTGAAAGAGCCAAGATTATTATTCTGAAACAATCCCAGCTTGAAGTTCTATCAAACAAAGCCATTGGTTGTTTCTTGACTTATTGTGGCTGGAACTCAACTATGGAGGCATTGACCTTTGGAGTTCCCATGGTGGCTATGCGTCAATGGACCGATCGCAAGAACGATGACTGAGATACCAAAAGCATGCAGATCAGAAGATGAGGGGAAAGTGACTTGATAGATCTAAGTGGGTTGAtagattgaaaataaaattccaGTGTTGGCAAAGACTAGCTTGAGTATTGGTGAGGACGAGAGGATATGAACTCATCCAGAGAGAAGGAGCTATCAAACGATGCAACAGTTAGAAAGATCCGGTACAGAAGGTGGTGTATCGATGTTTTATAGGCTGATAGCACTAACGTGTCTTCATTGATGTTTATTTTCGTTTAGTTT of the Brassica rapa cultivar Chiifu-401-42 chromosome A03, CAAS_Brap_v3.01, whole genome shotgun sequence genome contains:
- the LOC103858098 gene encoding UDP-glycosyltransferase 74F2 — encoded protein: MEKRGHVLAVPYPAQGHITPIHQFCKRLNSKGLQTTLALTTFIFNSIKPDPSGPVSIATISDGYDQGFDSSGSIQDYVQSFKTFGSKTITDIIRKHETSDNPITCIVYDSFLPWAFNVAREFGIAAAPFFTQSCAVNYVYYLSYISNESLNLPIEEFHFLEHQDLPSFLSAPESYPAYLEMVLQQFTNFQKADFVLVNTFQELELHEQELLSNVCHVLTIGPTVPSMYLDQRIISDTNYDLNIFDLKDAAFCTSWLNTRPQGSVVYVAFGSIAKLNNVQMEELASAVSKFSFLWVVRDSEEEKLPSGFLETLDKDKSLVLKWSPQLEVLSNKAIGCFLTHCGWNSTLEALAIGVPMVAMPQWIDQPMDAKYIQDVWKAGVRVKIDNESRIAKREEIEFSIKEVMEGEKSKEMKENAKKWRDLAVKSLSEGGSTDINIDTFVSKVQSK
- the LOC103858102 gene encoding UDP-glycosyltransferase 74F2-like, with amino-acid sequence MEKKRGHVLAVPYPTQGHITPIRQFCKRLISKGLKTTLTLTTFIFNSIKPDPSGPVSIATISDGDDDHGFDPSGSIHDYLQNFKTFGSRTIADIIRKHQTSDNPITCIVYDAFMPWALDVAREFGLAATPFFTQSCAVNFVYYLSYINDGILKLPVVDLPFLELQDLPSFLSVSGSYPAYFEMVLQQFTNFEKADFILVNTFQELEPHEKELLSNVCHVLTIGPTIPSMYLDQTIKSDTAYDLNIFDSKDAAFCTSWLDTRPQGSVVYVAFGSLAELNNAQMEELASAVSNFNFLWVVRGSEEAKLPSGFLETVGKDKGLVLKWSPQLEVLSNKAICCFLTHCGWNSTMEALTFGVPMVAMPQWTDQPMNAKYIQDVWKAGVCVKIDNESGIAKRGEIEFSIKEVMEGEKSGEMKENAKKWRDLAVKSLSEGGSTDVNIDTFVSKVQSK
- the LOC103860063 gene encoding formin-like protein 2, which encodes MFPPTSLSSSTRPDQTKTLLQCQFLNATTNIKPKKEPEFNKMSKIPFLLRFAVIVFFIFSSYSSGDQRLNSRHLLHQPFYPIVTAAPPPLSSKPPSPSPDKHHHHKKHPAAAPPPQDKHLFSSVTPPPPPPAPHSNPFFPSNAVHPSPPPPPPASIPTFPANISSLFFPPHNSSKPHTNNHHVAKLVSITVSVVSSSVLLSLLVVLILYLRRTRRRRRLPAYNTKSTRSDSLQLFNASPSDGARKHKQPHKHTSSNTSSDFLYLGTLVNSRSEGFAPQKSPVSRNVAGVLELPPVPASSSSSSSYSRNQRPGSPELRPLPPLPKLPAFSPTYLSPEHLFPKRQDFDGDDDEFFSPRGSSGRKQSPPRVVEDSGVVQSVNDSNSCSPTSFNDSPATSLKPTSLSPLSLHSETSSNGSVLKKTGPARPPPPPPPPPPPPQFSEVPAATSPSPPSDPDKKEETLKPKLKALHWDKVRASSSRVMVWDQIKSNSFQVNEEMIETLFRANDPSSRARDVGNAGVVQSANQENQFLDPRKSHNIEILLRALNVTADEVCEALVEGNADMLGPELLECLLKMAPTKEEEDKLKELKDDDESTTSKIGPAEKFLRALLNIPLAFKRIDAMLYIVNFDSETEYLKRSFHTLEIACGELKNTRMFLKLLEAVLKTGNRMNIGTNRGDAHAFKLDTLLKLVDIKGADGKTTLLHFVVQEIIKSEGARVSSTPIQSPIGDDDIAEQSAFQDEIELKKLGLQVVSGLSSQLINVKKAAAMDSTSLSKEIAEISSGITKVKEVIMELKQETGVERFLESMNSFLDKGEKVITEIQSHGINVMKMVKEVTEYFHGNLESHPFRIFTVVRDFLTILDQVCKEVGRVNERTVYGSRPSPSNQTVTPLFPVVNINHAELSHDDDSFQVITIG